The sequence GTGCAAGTTTAACTTTGTCATTTAATGGAAAgtataatgagatggcgcctatcgtgataccattactttgctctcagcaaatttgacaatgaggGACGtcgcatgatggaaagaataatgagattgCATCATGGAGATGGCCCTATGGtgataccgttactttgctctcagcaaatttgacaatgaggGACGtcgcatgatggaaagaataatgagatggcgcctatcgtggtaccgttactttgctctcagcaaatttgaccaTGACGGGCGTCGCATgctggaaagaataatgagatggcgcctctctaatcgtttttatcgagcctggtgtcaaagtgaatgcgacttattatcgggaaaatgttttagaagctgctttagagccgtggacacgcaaacatttcggtcgtagtccatggacgttccaacaggactcggcaccgtctcttAAAGCTgttgtgaaccaagaatggttagaaaatcatgttccacacttcatttcgtccacgcAATGGCTGtcaaattcgccagacgcaaatccgatggactattccatctggtccattttggagagcaagatgaggactaaaaaatatgccagtacgGATGCGCCGagaaaagcgattatacgagaatgggccaatatacctcaagatcacattcgtgcagcatgcaactaattttttgaccgtttgaaggatatagtcaaggcaaactgtagtcatatcgagctaaagtgaatatattatatgttaaaattgtaataatttttgaacaattttgtctttgaaatcaataaaaactaatttcacacaaaaaagttatggtgttttgaataggtaacacttccaATTGTTCGCCCTGTATatacaatttcatttcatttcatttcaattattgcctaaaatcattttaacatattgcccaaaatcattttaagttatgataaaattagattatttagcattatcctgacatatatttgtatttatctaggagtttaaaacttatttttcttttgattatacaataggttatcattattatttgaaatgtctttggcataattttaaaacttatttatattctcccaaaaagggcttaaaaaggagataacgtatattaaacttctataatttatttggctataaattgatcaatgttataaactaaattttcatcgttgaagttgtaagtattgtatcgcctatgataatatattgctttactatttttatgtaacatattattattttttagtatttttaaatatattggtgataaatgtttttctgttagaggtaatgacatttcccttgcctttgacagatatttgtttatcagttcattttctatgaatgtcagtttatcaacaaagcttactgacgatttcattaagaaaaagtctatgcgtgatattttacattttgcatataaacttttattagaaactcTTCCGAAAAGTACCACTTCTGTAAGGTTGGCGGCTAAGACCGCtataaaattcttaaaacataTCGTTCCTGTATATACAATATTCAATCATTGATCcattttccaaacaaaacaTTTGAGTCAAAAAACATATCAATCGCttcaaaatgtatatttttctataagaaaaatttaatttattttaagcaaaTCAAAGTCGCccatattcaaaaaatcttaCAGTGTATGGATGCCCCTATGCAGGAAATTCAGATCAAAACAAACTGAAGATATTTTGTGTCTCTCTTTGCGCTAACTTCAAAACAAACAATTGACGTTCTctgtattttttattgcatacagCAAATGCGGAGAAACCAAAGTTGAGAAAATCTTCAAGCAGGGCAACACTATCATGAATCAGTCACCAGCTGCGAAAAAATTCTGACAATTCATtgactttcgtttatttttccCGTGAGCGACCATAATTGttggaaaattgcaaaaattgtgaaactttctttgtttttatttaacgaTAACAAGGCAGGAGAGTCGTGAAGGACGAGCACAATAAATATTTGACACTCACGAAAGGCAAGCGATCGCAccaaatgaatgtcgattcctTCCAGCAGTCGCTAAATCAATCGCTGCAAATTCTCATATTAAAGATTGAACAATTCGTGGGAGTAGCAGTGCAAGCAGCGACATTACTTCAACGCCAATTCGCTGAGGCAACAAGAAATTGGAGTAGTCCTATTGAGTTTTCGCCACTACAGTTGACGCTATTGAAAGTGCTACTGGTGCTGCTACTGGGCACTGCTGGACTTATTGCGTATTCGTGGCGTGTTTACGGCAACGTAATTACTGAGAAATTCGTGCGGGCAAGTAAGCGAGTACAAACTTACTTCTGTAGTTTTACacacataaattttattattttcttcaaaataaatgCTTTACACACCATTTGCAGGCACACTTAAGGAAATCGAAGAGCTGAAGTTATCGGTCGCTAAATTGAAGTTACCTAAAGAACATTCACCTCGAATTTAGAGCAACTTCTGATTTTGAAGTAAGAAATAtgtctaaaatcaaaaaattcttttctcGCAAAAAGGAGGAGGCCGCGTTTAAGGTGAGTTTACATACCGATTTCCAGAAAACAATTCCAATTGCACCTGCCGATCCATCTAGTCGGCATTTATGCGATTGTCTTAATATATGTAATTGCATAAAATAGCCTTACCATAATACTCGTGTTCGTATTTTGCAGCTTAAACTTGGCGGCGGTATGGGGCAGGGTCGTGCTTTGAACGCAGCAGCTCCACCTCCGAATACTTCAAGCTCTAAATCAGGTAGCAGTTATGTCGCACCCAAACGTCAGGAACTAAGCTCTGAGGCACGtgctgcagctgctgctgcGCTTGCtcgcaatgaaaaaaaagaatctAAAGATTTCAACACATCATTGGCGGCCATTAAAGCGCAGGCTAAACGTGAGCTGGAAGCGGAACAGAAAATAAGAGCAGACGAAGAGAGTGTGTCCTCGGGTGCCTCAAGCACaacgacagcgaaaaaaaatttggcctGTGAAGGAGTATTCTTTCGCTGCCCGCTGATTGGAGAGGAAATCTTGCCACGAAAAGAATGGAAGGCGAGAATAAAAGAATTTCTTTATCAACAAATGGAGTTTGAACGCGCATTAACCGCATGTCTGATAATTTGTAACTGCAATACACGCGAAAAggttgaatttatttaattttaattacaatatttgtgATGTGCAAAATACTAAATACGGAATGTTTTACAGGCTGATGACTGCATTCAAACAATTACGAAATATCTTGAAAACATACATAACCATCCTGATGAAGAgaaatactataaaattagaaTGTCCAATAAGTATGTGATTTTTTTGTACGTGCCTCAAATTCAATATGGTTTACCTCATTTATTCgctaattttcagaatttttagcgaGAAAGTGCGTTATGTAGAGGGAGCTTTAGACTTCTTGCTAGCAGCTGGATTTCGTGAAATCGAAATCGATGGCGAACCCTTTCTACTTTGGTCTAAGGAAAATGTTGATAATAACTATGACTTGCCTACATTGCTTGATGCACTGAAAAATGCTGAAACTATAGAATTGGCATTGGATAGAAATATTAGAGTTCTTATGCCGTCACAGGCGCGTAGTGTTGAACTGCCTGATGATTTTTATCGCATCTCGCCAGAGGAGATAAAACGTGAACAACAGCTCCGTACCGAAGCGATTGAGAGTGCACAAGTATTGCGAACAAAGGCAATGCGCGAGCGCGAAGAACAACGTAATTTGCGTATGTATCGATTCGCATTGATTCGAGTTAAGTTCCCAAATGGGATTTACATACAGGTAAGCGAGCGTTGTTGagccaatttaattgaaatgcGTAGATcggaatttttcttataaatgcgtgtattttattttaacaggGTACTTTTAATGTTTACGAGAAAATTagggatatttttgaatttgtgcAGTCCTGTCTCATCGACGAAAACTTGGAATTCAATTTGGTGGTTACCAATGGCGTCAAATTCACCGACGAAGACATGGAGAGCACTTTATACGACTTGCggtaaatttgcactttatcgAGTATATTCTGACAGTATATAGCACTTTATTCATATACAGACTCATTCCAAACATTGTGCTGCTTTTTACGATTCCTCACGCAACCGCCTCAATGGCAGCTGATATAAATTTTCTAAAGGAAGAGTTGCTAATGTTGGTGCAGAAGATGTGAAGTGTGCCGGCTACAATTTGGAGGAATCCTGTGTTGACTTAGTACTAtcgcatatattatatttatattatgacTATTACAGTAGttactatttaatttatatttataaacgtTTAAAATTGGATTTTTCCCCTTAGTAAAATCTTGGCGTGTGCTGGTATTGTCATATTTTTGCTACACACAGTTTCAGTTATTAGCAGTGATTAAATAGGAGAATTAAAATCCAATGTTTTTAATGACACTTAGAGTTGTATTGTAATCGGTTTTTATTTGCGTTCGTAACACTCATCGTaaaactacataaataaatattaatttgaattaatcCATCGTAAGTGTTGTGCTAAATCTGTAACTGTAGGGATGAGTTTCCCTGTGTAAGTATGGCTGTGACGAACTCTTAAGCCGAGTTTTAAGCAACAAAAGAAATATCAGAGATGTGGTAAAACCAAAAACCTAGGTGAATTGAGCACCTCACGCTATCATTCTTGTggtaaaactatatttttttttaaccagttgttgttgtagcagcataaacattccccattctacatacggggaatgctgctggagtggcaatccttggccggatataaatccgggtcgtttcggtaacgtagaaccgactgccgtggaaacgttttttttcattcattttttaaccagtacaaagcTTTGGTGAAATAAAAACGAGGTTAGGATcaatggctgcccttgcgacGGGCCCACTtggataaatattaaaaatgtacctgttgtgataccatacaagAGGAGGGGAGAGGAAAGGCGAAGGGAAGGAACCAAACAGGAAGAATGGCCTTTGAAGGTgaggtacggtacactagacagggctagtttactggagcggcagcccttggtcgggagtCCAAgacattccggtaacgtagaaccggctgtccacggcgaccctcttcaccacctggacaaaggaggtcagaCCGCAGCTTTGGGTagaagtcgacgacacaccaattccgactatTAACAACCCCAATATCTTGAGAGCtacctttgacagtttgctttCCACTAAAGTCCCGAATCgtaacaaggtcctcaaatcgcttgccggcagcacttggggcaaagacaaagaattgttgctatcgacatttaagacaATTGATCGGCCGTTTCTTAACTAtactgcgcctgtctggtcgcctggacccagtgattcgcagtggactaaGCCACAAACTTGTAAAAACATTGCCATTAGGACTGCGTCAGTGGGGACATGAGAAGCCCACTGCAACATCTACATGACGAGGCCCATATGCTCCCTGAAAAGGAGCATAAAAAACTGCCCGGCAAGCTGTTCCTgttagggtgttaccgcaggtcccacccatgcagacacctgcttgagcctgagctaCCTCCCAGGCACCTGCTCAGTTAAGCCGAcaaaatccaggacaaaactaacagacatttactggaccagacagtgtttataCAGACAATTAAGGACATTCAAcgggagactcttaccaccttcttaagctcccaacCCCCGattgccgtcatcggagtccaaccaccacccattgcagatgaagatcTCCAACTTCCCCGAAAGCCACGcttaaccttggcacaattacgttctggacattatagcaggttaaactcctacccaTCCAGAATCGACTCCGACCTACTAAACATacgtccggcatgtgaaggcaccccgcacgacactagtgaactccccgagagtcccgcgtaatcctggcacaattacgttctggatactgtagcaggttaaactcctacctatccagaatcgaccccgacatactaaacatatgtccagcatgtgaaggcaccccgcacgacactaaccaccttttcacatgccccaacaAACCCACTCGTCTAAcatccctctccctctggacccaacccgtcgaaacagccagtttcctgggcctaccgttagatgagctagacgaagacgaccggtaatttacataacactgacagggcaaagatactgctacaacaacaacaacaacactagtgaACTAGCTCTGTCTGGTGAACCACTTATCatcaaccaccttttcacatgccccatcaaacctaaTACCCCCCTCCCAACTTGTCGCAACAGCACgtttcctgggtctaccgttaaatgagttagacgaagacgactggTACTACATCGCACTGACAGCTtactgctacaaaaaaaaaaaaaaaacactaaccatcttttcacatgccccatcaaacccactcatctaacacccctcttcctccggacccaacctgtcgaaacagcaaatttcctgggcctaccgtttgATGAGCTGGACGAAGTCGACCGGtgtttacactacactgacagggcaaagttaccaCTACGACAAGAACCACAACAACAATGGGCTTTGAATTATATGATGACGACCAACGGTGGGTATTTACGTTCGTATTGACCGCTTCAAGCTCCTGATGAATTTTACCAGGTCTATGATATTTAAAACCGCAATATCGGCAGGTGTAGCGAAAATGTTAGAGCCCAGATGTCTCTAAACCCTTggccgacgagagcagggcagctgagaagaaagtgctgagatgattccatctcgTCCTTCAGAAGGACTGGAAGTAATCCCTAGggtcaccgcatggacacctaacggacaatgtccggtaagaatATTgtccaaattcgagagctgcggcatTTTTAGCTTTAGAATTTCCTTCGAGTGCCCTCAACCTACCCGTAGCCAGAAGGATCTTGAAGCTTTGCgcgtttgcgcactagctcagcgctcgctgagttgacgtgaggcccatatacatacatatattaaaggggaaagttcattattttttatattttccgtaCTACAATGTAATAAATTCCAAGCACATCAGATGTTTACTGATTTTTGCTCAATATTAATAATCCGCAATCGGAAGATGATTTGGCTCAACTTTCCattactaccacgatatatttggaTGGTGGACGGAGGAGGAGGGggcgttattttgataaaaatttcgcCGCgacttttattccaaattttcagtatatgtaaaaatatatatttaaaattaaaaacgtgcctttttattcaaatatttcctTGTGTAACATCATTTTTTAATCCAAATTATCActatttattccaaattttcactttttatgaaaatattttttcttagtcaaaattttcactatttttgaacATAATGATTTATTGAAGGCCAAAGCTTAATTTAACTCTTTTAAAAACTACAAAGTCCTATCGAACCTCATTGTTGGTTGACTGGGTTTTTTCGGTTTCGCTTTCTTCTCTTCTCACTATCGTTCCTTTGACAGTTCGTCCCGCACATTTATTTTGCACGGTACTACAAACgtttagaagaacatttgtaataatagattttttataaaattcgtaGTATTATTGAGAAGAAATAGCTTTAAATCAAATCTAGAATTAATAAGGAGTGTTTATAAGTGAATATTGTTaattttctgtgtttgtatttaagtaaaataaccGTCTGTTATAGGCCATTTTTTCAAGCTCATGCAAAAACTAACTATTCTTAACGTGCAATATTAGTATTAATTCTTAatggtaatttataaaaattagtataaatcaaaaggctgatatagtgactacatttgtgtgttataattttgaaattcaatCAACGCGCTTACACATTATAAGTAAGTTTATCGTGGTAGCAATGGAAAACCATCCCctttaaatgtttaatttgtaacatttattgttattgtctGATAATATCTAACAGTCTATTCAGAGCGAATGCtaccaaattttgaaaaatttcattacTGGCAAATTATTTCTCGGAAAGAATCAAAGCGCATTCATAGAAGGTGATGGCACTAACCCAATGatgaataatgaattcgccttgtgtcATTCTGAGATGCCagtcacatggacacggcgaaagaaaaaaataagtcagctgatttaccaacaccacctttaatagattcgccttgacgTGGGCATAGCTGTAAcgttaaacttttttatacggTTCACTACAGTTGGCATCCCTTCTGATtggcaacattttgacatttgtgtttgTTGCTGCTATTCAGCTGTTGATAAATTGAcaaatgaaaatgtaaataaattctttttggCTATTGTGTTGTTTAATCAAAtggatgcaaaaattaaaatgtaagcttttatttacttttactaaATGATTTTGTGACCAACACCACACCTTTTTTTACGCAGCCTTGTAGTAGGCGATGTACGCGGACGCTTCAGACAGCTCTTCCAACGCGTGGATAGCATCAACAAAAAAGCTGGTCCTTTTGAAATACTACTTTGTGTTGGTGAATTTTTTGGCGCCAAAGAGCAAAATGATGAACTGATTGCCTATAAGAATGGCAATAAGTATGGTGAGCGTGTGAACAATGACCGCACCATTCGTATATTCATTTTAAGctaaaatcttttgtttattgtagTGCCCGTGCCCACCTACATACTGGGTCCGTGTTCAAAGGAAACTGTCTGCTTTTACGATGACTTAGTGGATGGTGAAATATGCAGTAATTTGACGTACTTGGGTAGGTGACGAAGtgcaattaaaaatgcaaataacacATAACTGTCTTTATTGCTTTTTGCGCAGGTAAACGCGGATTATATACGCTCAGCTCTGGTGTAAAAATAGTCTATTTGAGTGGTTTGGAGAAGCCCGATGCAGAAAAATCGATTGGCGACGATAGTAAGATTTACTTTGACAAAGATGACATCTTGTCAATACGTAACTCCTGCGTGATTAGTAAAACTTCTGCCTCCGACTACAAAGGCGTCGACGTGCTACTCAGCTCACAATGGCCTTACGGCATAGTGGAAGATAGTGTAGGTGTAGAACGATTGCATATCACAATGTCCTTTCCTAATTAAAGCttttatttgtagaaaaattcctcAAAATTGCTATCTTTTTTGTGCAAAGAAATCAAGCCACGCTACCATTTTTGTGGTCATAACGGCAAATATTACGAACCACCACCGTTCAGGTAAGCACTAAATTTTAATGTTGTAACAAATACACTGCATTTAATGCTTTCAAATTTCTTGCAGAATACCCTCTGACCAGCTTACTCAATTGGAACTTTGCACGCGCTTCATCTCGTTGGCGGATGTAGGCAATGCTaacaaggaaaaatatatttatgctcTAAGTTTAACGCCTGTAGAGAAAATGCGTGTTTTGGAGCTCATACAGAAGACAAcaaatgaaaccaaatgtcCGTTCGTgggaattaattttaatgatatTACAGCGCGCGGCGaggtaa is a genomic window of Anastrepha ludens isolate Willacy chromosome 6, idAnaLude1.1, whole genome shotgun sequence containing:
- the LOC128867493 gene encoding uncharacterized protein LOC128867493 isoform X1; this translates as MNVDSFQQSLNQSLQILILKIEQFVGVAVQAATLLQRQFAEATRNWSSPIEFSPLQLTLLKVLLVLLLGTAGLIAYSWRVYGNVITEKFVRASTLKEIEELKLSVAKLKLPKEHSPRI
- the LOC128867493 gene encoding uncharacterized protein LOC128867493 isoform X2, which translates into the protein MNVDSFQQSLNQSLQILILKIEQFVGVAVQAATLLQRQFAEATRNWSSPIEFSPLQLTLLKVLLVLLLGTAGLIAYSWRVYGNVITEKFVRAHLRKSKS
- the LOC128868858 gene encoding UBX domain-containing protein 6; amino-acid sequence: MSKIKKFFSRKKEEAAFKLKLGGGMGQGRALNAAAPPPNTSSSKSGSSYVAPKRQELSSEARAAAAAALARNEKKESKDFNTSLAAIKAQAKRELEAEQKIRADEESVSSGASSTTTAKKNLACEGVFFRCPLIGEEILPRKEWKARIKEFLYQQMEFERALTACLIICNCNTREKADDCIQTITKYLENIHNHPDEEKYYKIRMSNKIFSEKVRYVEGALDFLLAAGFREIEIDGEPFLLWSKENVDNNYDLPTLLDALKNAETIELALDRNIRVLMPSQARSVELPDDFYRISPEEIKREQQLRTEAIESAQVLRTKAMREREEQRNLRMYRFALIRVKFPNGIYIQGTFNVYEKIRDIFEFVQSCLIDENLEFNLVVTNGVKFTDEDMESTLYDLRLIPNIVLLFTIPHATASMAADINFLKEELLMLVQKM
- the LOC128865924 gene encoding CWF19-like protein 1 homolog, which codes for MDAKIKILVVGDVRGRFRQLFQRVDSINKKAGPFEILLCVGEFFGAKEQNDELIAYKNGNKYVPVPTYILGPCSKETVCFYDDLVDGEICSNLTYLGKRGLYTLSSGVKIVYLSGLEKPDAEKSIGDDSKIYFDKDDILSIRNSCVISKTSASDYKGVDVLLSSQWPYGIVEDSKNSSKLLSFLCKEIKPRYHFCGHNGKYYEPPPFRIPSDQLTQLELCTRFISLADVGNANKEKYIYALSLTPVEKMRVLELIQKTTNETKCPFVGINFNDITARGEQSDSKQYFYDMQAGGDDNRKRGSGGGQRRDKRPRIMNIDQEKCWFCLSSPEVEKHLVISIGENFYLALAKGPINEFHVLIMSITHISSASLLSDDDWQELTKFKTALRDFFKSHGQVVCFTERHYKSSHLQINALGIDEGYAWKIKHAFEDKAEEFNLEFETLLPLTTSQMLPQQGPYFVAELPDESTLITRQMKHFPLHFARDVFCSENLLNCEEKVNWKDCKLDKEEEIEMVKSFRKKFQQYDFTL